In a single window of the Olivibacter sp. SDN3 genome:
- a CDS encoding cytochrome-c peroxidase codes for MRRSYALYLISVLLVGYIFLDAFRFPELQPKQVPMDSLRQLYERPITAWPQPTVDSGIYWKEFSALPSADSSYFRLMEQADVVLGKNLFFDPILSGSNQISCSSCHDPQTSWADNLSVPVGHDHQSGRRNTLSLLNVDQRKSFFWDGRAGSLEEQAKSPIEAHNEMAMDVKALPRKLHKITAYRKLFHQAYGTDSITFDYIAQALAAFQRTLKSRQSRFDRFLNGEYKRLSDQELYGMHLFRTKARCMNCHYGQYLTDEEFHNIGLTYYKRKYEDLGRYHVTGKAEDVGKFRTPSLRDVMKTNPWMHNGLFDNMIGVLNIYNSGMQMNTATDEQKAADPLHPVTDPLLQELHLSKEEIQALAAFLESVTASQYKMHRPETLPR; via the coding sequence ATGAGACGATCGTATGCCCTTTATCTTATCAGCGTTCTTCTTGTCGGATATATCTTTTTGGATGCTTTCCGTTTTCCTGAGCTTCAGCCGAAGCAGGTTCCCATGGATAGTCTTCGTCAGTTATATGAACGGCCTATCACCGCATGGCCCCAACCTACGGTCGATTCCGGTATTTACTGGAAAGAGTTTAGTGCACTACCTTCTGCTGACTCCTCCTACTTCCGTCTGATGGAACAAGCAGATGTTGTTTTAGGTAAAAACCTGTTTTTTGACCCTATTTTATCGGGCTCCAACCAAATTTCCTGTAGCAGTTGTCATGATCCGCAAACCTCTTGGGCAGACAATTTATCGGTGCCTGTGGGACATGATCATCAGTCTGGGAGGCGGAATACCCTTTCACTGCTGAATGTCGATCAACGGAAAAGTTTCTTCTGGGATGGGCGTGCAGGTTCACTGGAAGAACAGGCCAAAAGTCCAATCGAGGCTCATAATGAGATGGCCATGGATGTCAAGGCCCTGCCACGGAAGCTCCATAAAATAACTGCCTATCGGAAACTTTTCCATCAAGCCTATGGTACCGATAGCATCACTTTCGACTATATTGCACAGGCGCTGGCCGCTTTCCAGCGCACCCTGAAAAGTCGGCAAAGCCGATTTGATCGCTTTCTCAATGGCGAATACAAACGGCTATCTGATCAGGAGCTTTATGGCATGCATCTGTTCCGCACGAAAGCACGTTGCATGAACTGCCATTATGGGCAATACCTGACAGACGAAGAATTCCACAATATCGGCCTCACCTATTATAAACGTAAATATGAAGATCTTGGTCGTTATCACGTAACCGGAAAGGCCGAAGACGTTGGCAAATTCCGCACCCCTTCGCTACGTGATGTGATGAAAACCAACCCTTGGATGCATAATGGCCTTTTTGACAACATGATCGGTGTGCTAAACATATATAACAGTGGAATGCAGATGAACACGGCCACTGATGAACAAAAGGCAGCAGATCCTTTACATCCGGTTACCGACCCCCTATTACAAGAACTCCATCTCAGCAAAGAAGAAATTCAGGCACTGGCCGCATTCCTGGAATCGGTAACCGCCAGCCAGTACAAAATGCACAGGCCAGAAACGTTACCTCGTTAA
- a CDS encoding STAS/SEC14 domain-containing protein — protein sequence MLENIQDLPAHVFGVKATKEVTGEDLKNVLIPGLEELTYRYGEIYYLLVLYTPVKNFTATAWFQDMLAGIKHFSQWKKMAIVTDEKGVRRFTDAFSKVAPGEAKGFSHSEVTNAITWLSEKSEQTKNKKKFPLKTVILAAFGILLATSLFKKNKS from the coding sequence ATGTTAGAAAATATACAGGACCTTCCAGCACATGTTTTCGGCGTGAAAGCTACAAAGGAAGTTACCGGAGAGGATTTAAAAAATGTTCTAATTCCTGGTTTAGAGGAGTTAACATACCGCTATGGCGAAATCTATTATTTACTCGTATTATATACTCCAGTAAAAAACTTTACGGCCACCGCATGGTTTCAGGATATGTTAGCAGGTATCAAGCATTTTTCCCAATGGAAAAAAATGGCAATCGTCACTGACGAAAAAGGTGTCCGCAGGTTTACTGACGCTTTCAGCAAAGTAGCACCGGGTGAAGCCAAAGGGTTTAGCCATAGCGAGGTTACCAACGCTATTACATGGCTATCGGAAAAAAGCGAACAAACGAAAAACAAGAAGAAATTTCCCTTAAAAACAGTTATCTTGGCTGCTTTTGGCATTTTATTGGCGACAAGCCTGTTCAAAAAAAATAAAAGTTGA
- a CDS encoding DUF6850 family outer membrane beta-barrel protein: MWRMKVLLIAMVLGSVWRFTAQLHASVKQDSLSRLSYAIDTVYGMERSYIRQYPIWTADWKNNFNRLEAGAAVEKGEWIRAQGSTKTQTYRLDTEGKTTWKGVHLYGRFSYMHAFEDSTRLRHQTRINESAPVYFGSLRYNRYERSVYQLKAVLQKDLKKNNLPLTLGIDYRVGEHFSNNDPRGAINDFQLNLLAGLGFRRGAWEYHIDSKYGYGRERVQVSYKNEKYTENTADSLYVNWLMNGYGNAYEKLSEIHYNDDMRRFGAGFHLRYQPTPGSTWKADLEWLREQQDFKQYTQSSNLFNLLNTYLKDQWRASLFWHRQWASNRHFIWLFAADAVEGWDEHPEFAVNNYVYRRTVYATELNMRYEQWLYSAGVKHVHTERHDGNTGVGNQFAQIDAQLGFGRSLYGIGKGQLQLLGSLDYRLPLDASLQFNALNETVFTRHILYYDYYYSQVASWKVGLNATYFFTTENGQFTWSVGLSADYAQRRAFEEDTGHPFMLPGKDRWSSMLQIRLFF, translated from the coding sequence ATGTGGCGAATGAAAGTGTTGTTGATCGCTATGGTTTTAGGCAGTGTTTGGCGGTTCACGGCTCAACTACATGCATCGGTTAAACAGGATAGTCTTTCGAGGCTATCCTATGCCATTGATACGGTATATGGTATGGAACGAAGCTATATACGGCAATATCCGATTTGGACAGCTGATTGGAAGAACAATTTCAATCGTCTGGAGGCCGGTGCGGCAGTAGAAAAGGGAGAATGGATCCGGGCACAGGGCAGCACAAAAACACAAACCTATCGCTTGGACACAGAAGGAAAAACCACATGGAAAGGCGTGCACCTGTATGGACGCTTCTCTTACATGCATGCTTTTGAAGACAGCACCCGTCTCCGTCACCAAACACGTATCAATGAAAGCGCTCCAGTATATTTTGGTTCGCTGCGTTATAACCGTTACGAGCGGTCAGTATACCAACTGAAAGCCGTTTTACAGAAGGATCTGAAAAAAAATAACTTACCATTAACCCTGGGTATCGATTACCGGGTTGGAGAGCACTTCTCGAATAATGATCCGCGTGGTGCTATAAATGATTTTCAGCTGAACCTTTTGGCTGGTCTGGGTTTTCGGCGAGGAGCCTGGGAATACCATATAGATAGTAAGTATGGCTACGGTCGTGAACGCGTGCAGGTTTCGTATAAGAACGAAAAATATACGGAGAACACGGCTGATTCGCTATACGTCAATTGGTTGATGAACGGCTATGGCAATGCTTATGAAAAGCTGTCGGAAATTCACTACAATGACGATATGCGTCGCTTTGGAGCAGGTTTTCACCTGAGATATCAACCTACTCCCGGTTCTACCTGGAAGGCAGATCTGGAATGGCTACGGGAGCAGCAGGACTTCAAGCAGTATACCCAATCATCCAACTTATTTAATTTGCTGAACACTTACCTAAAGGATCAATGGAGAGCCTCGTTGTTTTGGCATCGACAATGGGCATCTAACAGGCACTTTATATGGCTATTTGCGGCCGATGCGGTAGAGGGATGGGATGAGCATCCGGAATTTGCAGTAAATAACTATGTTTATCGGCGAACGGTCTACGCAACCGAATTGAACATGCGTTACGAACAGTGGCTGTATAGTGCAGGTGTTAAGCATGTGCATACCGAAAGGCATGACGGGAATACAGGCGTAGGTAATCAGTTCGCTCAGATAGATGCCCAACTGGGATTCGGAAGGAGCCTATATGGAATAGGTAAGGGACAGTTGCAGCTGCTTGGTAGTTTGGATTATCGCTTGCCGCTAGATGCCTCTCTACAGTTCAATGCCCTTAACGAAACGGTTTTTACCAGACATATTCTCTATTACGACTACTATTATAGTCAGGTCGCATCGTGGAAAGTTGGGCTTAACGCAACATATTTTTTTACAACAGAAAATGGTCAATTTACCTGGTCGGTCGGCCTATCGGCGGATTATGCCCAGCGGAGAGCATTTGAAGAGGATACCGGCCATCCGTTTATGCTTCCCGGAAAAGATCGTTGGAGCAGCATGCTACAAATACGGTTGTTTTTTTAG
- a CDS encoding TonB-dependent receptor, translating to MGFVGKSLLFLAFFVGYTRGFVWGQEQLQGRVLDDQGKPLANVSVRWREGSLNTFTDNRGSFVFKRELLGRDTCTLVFSYIGKKTEEKRFLPAGQSTDLPTVILSDLSLALDQIEIKAKTDGGSTNSSLIIDREMLERYPSLSLNDLLNFLPNRRIAAPSLQDMQQATLRAAFRQPTAGSRNVQELNNAFGVSLIVDDIVMSNNANMQSRNAGIRGLNSANLSIPPSNYGDLSTTRHYSGESTFGGIDLRQIPTENIERIEVITGVPSVRYGDLNSGAIIVERQAGKAPAFFRMQLRGDATSYGFSASAPLPEKLGDLNFDLGYTNSYADNRDKIKQYNRVNGSLIWTQRWGGGEKWKHTFSATYSKIIDGVKKDPDDPQSPRVKYDNWNLNMSSRWSYQPSAGFFKRVGLNLGYSTSHQESYRDYFYNGAFVLYTQALETGVVEGTYGPGIYRAEDHIDGRPMNITGRLETYGLWHTGDVRHTLNLGMTADYSINRGRGRLADPSLPVAYLGGNFSDRYYDYSLIVPIWDYGFYAEDRFQVSISGRPLSVNAGVRGDVQNGFASFSPRTNINYRLSESLQLGLAYGLAFKAPGLAHRYPGPIFSEIVLLNAYNGREAESTSRIYVDRFDPPSEQLKPSRSQTLELTARWNKQGHNIALNLFHRTNSHGIDSYEQYEYPALPNYQAIPVPGEKPEVIQTGLRVYEIERKLMANLLRSQDNGIELLYNSPKYAPLATSLHASGGIYRSASSSNARVEERLGTTGTDPEDVIRGYFNPDRQISYSSNARVGTATHLPRLKLVFEFTADFQLMNYSKLLWENAVPTAYITRDYTEHVVDPFDPANPIHQMLYDRREQRIRAANETNLFVANFHFSMAKEIGERLRLSFNVYNFLDYQPRSYYEVRDSVRMPNSAPNFGAMITYKL from the coding sequence ATGGGTTTTGTTGGAAAGAGCTTACTGTTTTTGGCTTTTTTTGTGGGATATACAAGAGGTTTCGTCTGGGGGCAAGAGCAGCTGCAGGGGAGGGTGCTGGATGACCAAGGTAAACCTTTAGCAAATGTTTCGGTTCGTTGGCGAGAGGGATCTTTAAACACCTTTACCGATAACAGGGGTAGCTTCGTTTTTAAACGAGAACTGTTGGGCCGTGATACCTGTACTTTGGTCTTCTCTTACATAGGCAAGAAAACGGAAGAAAAACGCTTCTTACCTGCCGGCCAGTCGACAGACCTACCCACTGTGATATTGAGTGACCTGTCGCTGGCCCTGGACCAAATTGAAATCAAGGCGAAGACGGACGGCGGCTCTACCAATTCTTCGCTCATCATCGATCGGGAAATGTTGGAGCGTTACCCTTCCCTCAGTTTGAATGATCTCTTGAATTTCTTACCGAACCGACGTATTGCAGCACCTTCCTTACAGGATATGCAGCAGGCAACCTTAAGGGCGGCTTTTCGGCAGCCAACAGCTGGATCAAGAAATGTACAGGAACTGAACAACGCTTTTGGGGTATCGCTGATCGTCGATGATATCGTCATGAGCAACAATGCCAACATGCAAAGTCGCAATGCCGGCATTCGGGGTTTGAATAGCGCAAATTTATCCATACCGCCTTCGAATTATGGAGATCTTTCGACAACAAGGCACTATAGTGGAGAAAGTACCTTTGGTGGGATTGATCTCCGGCAGATTCCGACGGAAAATATTGAACGTATTGAGGTCATCACCGGTGTGCCGTCTGTCCGTTACGGTGATCTGAACAGTGGAGCCATCATCGTAGAGCGCCAGGCAGGCAAAGCGCCTGCTTTTTTTCGTATGCAGTTGCGCGGCGACGCCACGTCCTATGGCTTTTCCGCTAGTGCGCCATTGCCGGAAAAACTGGGCGACCTTAATTTCGATTTGGGGTATACCAATTCTTATGCCGATAATCGGGACAAAATCAAACAGTACAATCGTGTTAATGGCTCCCTGATCTGGACACAACGCTGGGGCGGAGGCGAAAAATGGAAACATACTTTTTCGGCAACCTATAGTAAAATTATCGATGGGGTGAAAAAAGATCCGGATGATCCGCAGTCTCCCCGGGTTAAATACGATAATTGGAACCTCAATATGAGCAGTCGCTGGTCCTACCAACCCAGCGCTGGCTTTTTTAAGCGGGTAGGACTAAACCTGGGCTATAGTACCAGTCACCAGGAATCGTATCGCGACTATTTTTATAATGGGGCTTTTGTGCTGTACACGCAGGCTTTGGAGACGGGTGTTGTGGAAGGGACCTACGGACCCGGCATTTATCGGGCAGAGGATCATATCGATGGCCGACCGATGAATATCACGGGACGCCTGGAAACTTATGGCCTATGGCATACGGGTGATGTTCGGCATACCCTGAACCTGGGCATGACGGCCGATTATTCGATCAATAGGGGAAGAGGGCGCCTGGCAGATCCTTCGCTTCCGGTGGCCTACCTGGGTGGTAACTTTTCCGACCGCTATTACGATTATAGTTTGATTGTGCCGATATGGGATTATGGCTTTTATGCGGAAGATCGCTTTCAGGTATCCATCTCGGGGCGGCCGCTATCGGTAAATGCGGGTGTACGGGGAGATGTGCAGAACGGCTTTGCCTCTTTTTCACCCCGGACGAACATTAATTACCGCTTGAGTGAATCGCTGCAGTTGGGCCTTGCCTATGGTCTGGCTTTTAAAGCGCCGGGCCTGGCCCACCGTTATCCGGGGCCGATATTTTCGGAGATCGTTTTACTGAATGCCTATAACGGAAGGGAAGCGGAAAGCACTTCACGTATCTATGTCGACCGCTTCGATCCGCCCAGTGAACAACTGAAACCCAGTAGGAGTCAAACCTTGGAATTGACGGCACGTTGGAATAAGCAGGGCCATAATATCGCCCTCAACCTCTTCCATCGAACCAATAGCCATGGTATTGACTCTTATGAACAGTATGAGTACCCTGCATTACCCAACTACCAAGCTATACCGGTGCCCGGGGAAAAACCGGAGGTGATTCAGACGGGATTACGCGTCTACGAAATCGAGCGCAAGTTGATGGCGAACTTGTTGCGCTCCCAGGATAATGGCATAGAGCTGCTGTACAATAGTCCGAAATATGCGCCCTTAGCTACCTCGCTGCATGCCAGCGGCGGGATTTACCGTTCAGCAAGTTCTTCCAATGCGCGTGTAGAGGAGCGGTTAGGCACTACGGGGACCGATCCAGAGGATGTCATCCGAGGCTATTTCAATCCTGACCGCCAGATCAGCTACAGTAGCAATGCCCGTGTGGGGACTGCCACGCACCTGCCGAGATTGAAGCTGGTGTTTGAATTTACGGCCGACTTTCAGTTGATGAACTACAGTAAGTTGCTTTGGGAAAATGCAGTACCAACGGCTTATATAACACGCGACTATACAGAACATGTGGTTGATCCCTTTGATCCGGCTAACCCCATCCATCAAATGCTTTACGACAGAAGGGAGCAGCGCATACGAGCGGCTAATGAAACGAATTTGTTCGTTGCCAACTTTCATTTCAGTATGGCCAAGGAGATTGGTGAAAGGCTTCGGCTATCCTTCAATGTGTATAATTTTCTGGATTATCAGCCCCGTTCTTATTATGAAGTGAGGGATTCTGTACGTATGCCCAACAGTGCTCCGAATTTCGGGGCAATGATCACCTATAAACTATAG
- a CDS encoding cyclic nucleotide-binding domain-containing protein, producing MCHIHKKVEYIHWLLAGSVRFYVALNEGDPEIEVCQFTGQALPIGWNGLNPPGRHTKNVLVASERATFFRVELHAYHTFLHTLTDVNLHIHVCKKQFLLLKKAVLNQQSILPPDSAIKTQDHDHHYDSVAQQPQAIMGLLKRSPFFEFFEDTELMLIAKQAVRREYRPDDVVFQQDTFSDGLYILIEGNIRMERIEHTQRLSQWPISDQGFIFGWPCMIAEKEICTAYVVRRTSTYFIENTRLNSLLKSDNSFALRFYTRLNWLVDNHINAAFIRFLSLHFNANQLTIQYLIESYQTQIKASSELHQIPHLLKHRTTKYLAFEILHQLIEVGTSRERRIASICLDLLRAEKQEMLFLRHLQEVYEVVTDTNREPDAAETRKACSAAVRRLCTFFDYQMEGWHHLPDKPGHIFIYNHLLNHPDYTLNNNFQITLESHFISAMILDVKYGDPGIRTVRIGRSREFAHQDYYEKLGYINVFTKESDSTDTNKRDAARNHFFDTAKAFLLDGYNIIISPEGTSYRTEDDIPGEFKPGAFRLALETDPEPMIVPIVMLYFDKRIHEAKRYCEILKPFKISEHPLFDQKLGITDFVNKYRSAFKQELEQAKRKL from the coding sequence GTGTGTCACATACACAAAAAAGTCGAGTATATCCATTGGCTCTTAGCAGGCAGTGTACGCTTTTATGTTGCGCTAAATGAAGGAGATCCTGAAATCGAAGTATGTCAATTTACCGGTCAAGCGCTACCTATCGGATGGAATGGACTCAACCCACCCGGAAGACATACGAAAAATGTACTTGTCGCTTCTGAACGAGCAACTTTCTTCCGGGTAGAATTGCACGCCTACCACACTTTTCTTCATACACTCACCGATGTAAACCTCCATATACATGTTTGCAAAAAGCAGTTTTTGCTCCTTAAAAAAGCTGTATTAAATCAGCAAAGCATCCTTCCTCCAGATAGTGCAATAAAAACGCAAGATCATGATCACCATTACGATTCTGTTGCTCAGCAACCCCAAGCGATCATGGGGCTTTTAAAGAGATCCCCTTTTTTCGAGTTTTTTGAAGATACAGAACTGATGCTTATCGCAAAGCAAGCTGTCCGCAGGGAATACCGTCCTGACGACGTTGTTTTTCAACAGGATACTTTTTCGGATGGACTTTATATTTTAATCGAGGGCAACATCCGGATGGAGCGTATTGAACACACGCAACGATTAAGTCAGTGGCCCATTTCCGACCAGGGCTTTATTTTCGGTTGGCCTTGTATGATCGCAGAGAAAGAAATCTGTACGGCATATGTCGTTCGCAGGACATCTACGTACTTCATCGAAAATACGCGCCTTAACTCGCTCCTGAAGTCAGATAATAGTTTTGCCCTGCGTTTTTATACCCGCTTAAATTGGTTAGTAGATAACCACATTAACGCTGCGTTTATCCGTTTTTTAAGTTTACACTTCAATGCTAATCAGCTCACCATCCAATACCTTATTGAGAGCTATCAAACACAGATCAAAGCATCCTCTGAGCTTCATCAAATACCGCATTTGCTCAAGCACCGCACAACGAAATACTTAGCTTTCGAAATTTTACATCAGTTAATAGAAGTGGGTACTTCACGTGAACGTCGAATAGCATCCATCTGTCTTGATTTGCTGCGAGCAGAAAAACAGGAGATGCTTTTCTTAAGGCACTTACAGGAGGTGTATGAGGTAGTCACTGATACTAATCGGGAACCAGACGCTGCAGAAACACGAAAAGCCTGTTCAGCTGCTGTGCGCAGGCTTTGTACCTTCTTTGACTATCAAATGGAAGGTTGGCATCACCTACCCGATAAACCTGGTCATATTTTTATTTACAACCATTTACTTAATCACCCTGATTACACCCTCAACAACAATTTTCAGATCACTTTGGAATCTCATTTCATCAGTGCGATGATTCTTGATGTTAAATATGGCGATCCCGGTATACGCACCGTACGGATTGGCCGATCAAGAGAGTTTGCCCATCAAGATTATTATGAAAAATTAGGTTATATCAATGTATTCACCAAAGAGTCAGATAGTACGGACACCAATAAACGCGATGCTGCGCGCAATCATTTTTTCGATACCGCTAAGGCTTTTTTGCTTGATGGCTACAACATCATCATCAGTCCGGAGGGAACCTCTTATCGTACCGAAGACGATATCCCGGGTGAGTTCAAGCCCGGTGCCTTTCGATTAGCCTTAGAAACTGATCCCGAACCCATGATAGTACCCATCGTCATGCTTTATTTCGACAAACGAATTCATGAAGCAAAAAGATATTGTGAGATTTTAAAGCCTTTCAAAATAAGTGAGCACCCATTGTTCGATCAGAAGTTAGGCATAACAGATTTTGTAAACAAATACCGCTCAGCTTTTAAGCAAGAGCTGGAGCAAGCTAAGCGTAAACTGTAA
- a CDS encoding DUF4876 domain-containing protein — protein sequence MKKFLLLLCTLALFTACKRDNPDVVPVDLNISLSHALQTEGEGTFPWEEVQVTLINLRTHTETVQSPSASGELVFEGIAAGEYDVRAVITLSEDAYFDLTGVEVGADVTLNASATNLSVPAGYSEVLAMELVTGTAGQFVIKQVYYAGSDNRDGAMFRDQFVEIHNNTGEVLYADGLYIARAWGRQTINREDQHYQANGQLDWSQSEGMPNNINANEDYVYLRDLFKVPGSGADHPVQPGESIVIAQNALNHKVPFTDNNGREISVNDPDLTVDLSRADFEVYYGDIPGINPLPSDIDNPEVPNMEAIKYDGRDWILDNPGRDSYLIFWGNEQADVENLPAYPAPTLVPPTNESNSYIQLPVAAVMDAVEVQPNLADDRIPKKLHPEQDAGFTFVTEGSYSSQSVIRRTQLNEGGRRILQDTNNSSEDFVVIKANPGAFADE from the coding sequence ATGAAAAAGTTTTTATTGCTATTATGCACCCTTGCTTTATTTACGGCCTGTAAAAGGGATAATCCCGATGTTGTGCCGGTCGATTTGAATATTTCATTGAGTCATGCACTCCAAACAGAAGGGGAAGGCACTTTCCCTTGGGAAGAAGTACAGGTCACGCTGATTAATCTTCGTACGCATACGGAGACGGTACAGTCGCCAAGTGCTTCGGGCGAACTGGTTTTCGAGGGTATCGCGGCAGGTGAATATGACGTACGTGCTGTCATTACGCTTAGCGAGGATGCCTATTTTGACCTTACGGGAGTGGAGGTAGGAGCTGATGTCACCTTGAATGCTTCGGCGACGAATCTGTCTGTCCCTGCAGGTTATTCAGAGGTGCTTGCTATGGAGCTGGTAACCGGCACGGCCGGTCAATTTGTGATCAAGCAGGTCTACTATGCCGGTTCGGATAATCGGGACGGTGCAATGTTCCGTGATCAATTCGTGGAGATCCATAATAATACCGGTGAAGTACTTTATGCGGATGGTTTGTATATTGCCCGTGCCTGGGGACGGCAGACCATAAATCGGGAAGATCAGCACTATCAAGCTAACGGGCAGTTGGATTGGAGCCAATCGGAGGGAATGCCTAATAATATCAACGCGAATGAGGATTATGTGTATTTACGTGATCTCTTCAAGGTGCCGGGCTCCGGTGCGGACCATCCAGTGCAACCGGGAGAGAGCATCGTGATTGCCCAGAATGCATTGAATCATAAGGTGCCTTTTACCGACAACAACGGTAGAGAGATATCGGTGAATGATCCGGATCTGACGGTCGACTTAAGTAGGGCCGATTTCGAAGTGTATTATGGAGATATACCGGGAATCAATCCGCTGCCCTCTGATATTGACAATCCGGAGGTACCCAATATGGAAGCGATAAAATATGACGGTCGTGATTGGATTTTGGATAATCCGGGAAGAGACAGCTACCTTATTTTCTGGGGGAACGAGCAAGCAGATGTGGAAAACTTGCCGGCTTATCCTGCGCCAACCCTCGTGCCGCCTACTAATGAATCCAATAGCTATATCCAGTTGCCGGTAGCGGCGGTGATGGATGCGGTCGAAGTGCAACCTAATCTTGCTGATGATCGGATTCCAAAGAAACTGCATCCGGAACAGGATGCCGGTTTTACTTTTGTGACCGAGGGCTCTTACTCTTCGCAGTCGGTAATCCGAAGGACACAGTTGAACGAAGGTGGCAGGCGTATTTTACAGGATACCAATAACTCCTCGGAAGATTTTGTGGTGATCAAGGCCAATCCGGGAGCTTTTGCGGACGAATAA
- a CDS encoding SGNH/GDSL hydrolase family protein has product MQENLIQEQWDEEISLIKKRTAKLKHSNDLVAFYGSSSFRLWANMKDDLCPLHTLNMGFGGSTYKDCLYYFDTVFAGVYPKNIVLYGGDNDIANGETPTAILNSFKALVNKIQGKYPNQALAVISIKPSLSRLHLLPDIIRTNNMLQQSINRIGGSYIDVFSLMLNNKKQPRKELFLEDDLHMNAQGYRIWAETLLDYFKGI; this is encoded by the coding sequence ATGCAGGAAAATCTAATACAAGAACAATGGGATGAGGAAATCTCTTTAATAAAAAAGCGCACCGCCAAGCTAAAGCATAGCAACGATCTAGTGGCATTTTATGGAAGCTCTTCCTTCCGGCTATGGGCGAACATGAAAGATGATCTTTGCCCACTACATACGCTGAATATGGGTTTTGGCGGATCTACCTATAAGGATTGCTTATATTATTTCGACACGGTATTTGCTGGAGTGTATCCGAAAAATATTGTTTTATACGGTGGCGACAATGATATTGCAAATGGCGAAACCCCTACCGCTATCCTGAACTCATTTAAAGCGTTAGTGAACAAAATCCAAGGGAAATACCCAAACCAAGCATTGGCCGTTATTAGCATCAAACCAAGTCTATCGAGGCTCCATTTACTTCCTGATATTATACGAACCAATAACATGCTGCAGCAGTCTATTAACAGGATAGGCGGTAGCTATATTGATGTGTTTTCACTAATGCTAAATAATAAAAAACAACCTAGAAAAGAGCTGTTTTTGGAAGACGATCTTCATATGAATGCACAAGGATACCGAATTTGGGCCGAAACACTTTTGGATTATTTTAAAGGTATATAG